One stretch of Roseimicrobium sp. ORNL1 DNA includes these proteins:
- a CDS encoding serine hydrolase domain-containing protein yields MKTFVPLLLCTLLIAPRVTVAETPPPGVLATALKPLVDEGKIAGAVMLVADKGKVLALESVGYASLATKEPMKNDALFWIASMTKSVTGVAVMMLVDEGKNSLDDPVEKYLPEFKGQQVQETEGGPLHPPKHPITIRDVMTHTSGLLTARDPRLKNQPSLEEKVKQSAKFPLIREPGTKFEYNNVGINAAGRIVEVVSGMPYTEFLQQRLFAPLGMKDTTFWPSEGQASRLASSVRLNKDKTALEDVKLDANLPPEVFAKLSKTATVPRRVFDNFGVGKFYEYANKYGEPAGGLFSTATDMGRFCQMLLNGGTFEGKRYLSANAIKAMSSVQSGDVKVTPETGYGIGWYSKFGGEEPPGIGSYTHQGARKTVMWVDPKNGLAMVVMVQNFDIEPEAHKRLHREFLKAATEKFGKRD; encoded by the coding sequence ATGAAGACCTTTGTTCCCCTTCTTCTTTGTACACTCCTGATTGCGCCAAGGGTGACCGTGGCGGAAACGCCACCCCCCGGAGTGCTGGCAACCGCGCTGAAGCCTCTGGTGGATGAAGGTAAGATCGCCGGAGCAGTGATGCTGGTCGCAGACAAAGGCAAGGTGCTCGCGCTGGAGAGCGTCGGCTATGCGAGCCTCGCCACCAAAGAGCCGATGAAGAATGACGCACTCTTCTGGATCGCTTCCATGACGAAGTCCGTGACCGGTGTGGCGGTGATGATGCTGGTGGATGAAGGGAAGAACAGCCTTGATGATCCGGTCGAGAAGTACCTGCCTGAGTTCAAGGGACAGCAGGTGCAGGAAACGGAAGGCGGTCCGCTTCATCCACCGAAGCATCCCATCACCATCCGGGATGTGATGACCCACACCAGCGGTCTGCTCACCGCGAGGGATCCTCGCTTGAAGAACCAGCCGTCGCTGGAGGAGAAGGTGAAGCAAAGCGCGAAGTTCCCGTTGATTCGTGAGCCGGGAACCAAGTTCGAATACAACAATGTGGGCATCAATGCCGCAGGACGCATCGTGGAGGTGGTGAGTGGGATGCCTTATACCGAATTCCTGCAGCAGCGTCTCTTTGCGCCGCTTGGCATGAAGGATACGACCTTCTGGCCTTCGGAAGGGCAGGCTTCACGGCTGGCGAGTTCCGTGCGACTCAACAAGGACAAGACGGCGCTGGAGGATGTGAAGCTGGATGCGAATCTCCCGCCGGAGGTCTTTGCGAAGCTGAGCAAGACCGCGACCGTGCCCAGACGCGTCTTTGACAACTTCGGCGTGGGAAAATTTTACGAGTATGCCAACAAGTATGGCGAGCCCGCGGGCGGTCTCTTCTCCACCGCGACAGACATGGGACGCTTCTGCCAGATGCTGTTGAATGGCGGCACCTTTGAAGGGAAGCGTTATCTCTCTGCGAATGCCATCAAGGCGATGAGCAGTGTGCAGTCAGGCGATGTGAAGGTCACACCCGAAACCGGCTATGGCATCGGCTGGTATTCGAAGTTCGGGGGCGAGGAACCGCCCGGCATCGGCAGCTACACACATCAAGGAGCACGCAAGACGGTGATGTGGGTCGACCCGAAGAACGGACTGGCCATGGTCGTGATGGTGCAGAATTTCGACATCGAGCCCGAAGCGCACAAGCGGCTGCACCGGGAGTTTCTCAAGGCCGCCACGGAGAAGTTTGGCAAGAGAGACTGA
- a CDS encoding chitobiase/beta-hexosaminidase C-terminal domain-containing protein produces the protein MKTPPFIFLALLTSCFASALIPRASAEKVDPACNRVRFQATAPGKELELVGGVFQGSNTSRYEGYEPLVEIKEAPVKGQWGEIKIENKKVYRWVRFVQPKTTTGKIAKVEFYTGDLLLGGEDKGMKINFFKDDVDDTTIIGYDLFYIAAAQRPAFFPADVTLNGPTEVTIKSNPGATIRYTLDGTWPTAEHGETYTKPIRVEKNTTFSAMAISPGQAPGLLNTITYLVPEGRKQGLKTAGIGNSLTGTTSGFARFARTAGYDQKTDLFLRPGALTREQWALATGEYAKDKVANAKEELARKRGSQTWEEYWKGIDKVDVLTLQPRDFDLAKEIDAEINFIKLFQQKSPEVQPWLYCEWVEQKRQRPSDRGDVPSYQMKKTFPALTWEESMSAMLLYVEELQHRLTAQYSVGKRPRILPSALAMGWMKNHIDSGKFPEGKPGMFYPLLFHDQVHPAAAPTHGSANGGHLVDLTWYAAFYKEAPEGKVLPIETTYTPAQAKFVEKLAWDVIKNYPDCGLYEEGKEPCGKPEFANDGKRITLKSSTPGAWFRYTLDGTEPTRTRGYVYCGVISVQPGIQVKAVAYKSGMADSVVNVMAP, from the coding sequence ATGAAAACGCCCCCCTTCATCTTCCTTGCCTTGCTGACGTCGTGTTTCGCCAGCGCTCTCATCCCCCGTGCCTCGGCAGAAAAGGTCGACCCCGCCTGCAACCGTGTACGCTTCCAGGCCACGGCCCCGGGTAAGGAACTGGAGTTGGTCGGCGGTGTGTTCCAAGGCTCCAACACCTCGCGCTATGAGGGGTATGAGCCGCTGGTGGAAATCAAGGAAGCGCCCGTCAAAGGGCAATGGGGCGAGATCAAGATCGAGAATAAAAAAGTGTATCGCTGGGTGCGCTTCGTTCAGCCCAAGACGACGACTGGGAAGATTGCAAAGGTCGAGTTCTACACGGGTGACCTGCTCCTCGGAGGTGAGGACAAGGGGATGAAGATCAACTTCTTCAAGGATGACGTGGATGACACCACCATCATTGGCTACGACCTCTTCTACATTGCTGCGGCGCAGCGGCCCGCGTTCTTTCCTGCGGATGTAACTCTGAATGGCCCCACGGAGGTCACCATCAAGTCCAACCCCGGAGCCACCATCCGCTACACGCTGGATGGCACCTGGCCCACAGCGGAACACGGCGAGACCTACACCAAACCGATTCGTGTGGAGAAGAACACGACCTTCAGTGCCATGGCCATCTCACCTGGGCAGGCGCCGGGCTTGTTGAATACCATCACGTACCTCGTGCCTGAGGGGCGTAAGCAGGGCCTGAAGACTGCGGGCATCGGCAACAGCCTCACGGGAACGACCTCGGGCTTCGCAAGGTTTGCACGCACGGCGGGCTATGATCAGAAGACGGATCTGTTCCTCCGCCCCGGGGCACTGACGCGTGAGCAGTGGGCTCTCGCCACGGGTGAATATGCCAAGGACAAGGTGGCAAACGCAAAGGAGGAACTGGCCCGCAAGCGGGGCAGCCAGACCTGGGAAGAGTATTGGAAGGGCATCGACAAGGTGGATGTGCTGACGCTTCAGCCGCGCGACTTTGACCTCGCGAAGGAGATCGATGCGGAGATCAACTTCATCAAACTCTTCCAGCAGAAGTCACCCGAGGTGCAGCCGTGGCTGTACTGTGAATGGGTCGAGCAGAAGCGCCAGCGCCCCAGCGATCGCGGCGATGTGCCGTCTTACCAGATGAAGAAGACCTTCCCTGCGCTGACGTGGGAAGAGTCCATGAGCGCGATGCTGCTCTATGTCGAGGAGTTGCAACACCGTCTGACTGCTCAGTACAGCGTGGGCAAGCGTCCTCGCATCTTGCCCTCCGCACTGGCCATGGGCTGGATGAAGAATCACATCGACAGCGGCAAGTTCCCCGAAGGCAAGCCGGGCATGTTCTATCCCTTGCTCTTCCATGATCAGGTGCATCCCGCTGCCGCTCCCACGCATGGGTCTGCCAATGGCGGACACCTGGTGGATCTCACGTGGTATGCCGCCTTCTACAAAGAAGCACCGGAGGGCAAGGTGCTGCCCATCGAGACCACGTACACCCCTGCACAGGCGAAGTTCGTGGAGAAACTCGCGTGGGATGTCATCAAGAACTATCCCGACTGCGGCCTGTATGAAGAGGGCAAGGAACCCTGCGGCAAGCCGGAGTTCGCGAATGACGGCAAGCGCATCACCTTGAAGTCATCCACACCGGGAGCGTGGTTCCGCTATACGCTGGATGGCACCGAGCCCACGCGTACGCGTGGTTATGTCTACTGCGGGGTGATCAGCGTGCAGCCCGGCATTCAGGTGAAGGCCGTGGCTTACAAGAGTGGCATGGCGGACAGCGTGGTGAACGTGATGGCACCCTGA
- a CDS encoding helix-turn-helix domain-containing protein: MPNATRQPAQLRHARTRSTAVTRRQLDSRDGWLQEIAPTSLFHTLFDHLPGLHFFAKNQRGEIMFLSSSIRERYGLRDDASAVGLTDFDINPHGMAESYVSDDARIYATGEPMSGRVELWWDAQGVPNWYVVTKLPIWSRRGRIIGVMGVIQEYEGHARFHAPWREIAVSVKYIRQHFRKQVTISTLAEQAGLSIRQLQRRFRAVLRLTPQEFLIKTRVLAACRALRESDASLLDIASACGFYDQSSFTEHFRRHTGQTPLAYRRQILRRATQTSE, from the coding sequence ATGCCAAATGCGACACGTCAACCCGCCCAGCTCCGGCATGCCAGGACACGATCCACTGCGGTGACTCGGCGTCAGCTCGACAGCCGGGACGGCTGGCTGCAGGAGATTGCGCCCACCAGCCTCTTCCACACGCTCTTCGACCACCTGCCGGGTTTGCATTTCTTTGCGAAGAATCAGCGCGGAGAGATCATGTTCCTCAGTTCCAGCATTCGCGAGCGCTATGGCCTTCGCGACGATGCGAGTGCGGTGGGACTCACCGACTTCGACATCAATCCGCATGGCATGGCGGAGAGCTATGTGAGTGATGATGCCCGCATCTATGCCACGGGCGAACCAATGAGCGGCCGTGTGGAGCTCTGGTGGGACGCGCAGGGCGTCCCGAACTGGTATGTGGTGACGAAACTGCCCATCTGGTCACGTCGTGGCCGCATCATCGGCGTGATGGGTGTCATCCAGGAATATGAGGGCCATGCGCGCTTCCACGCCCCGTGGCGGGAGATCGCGGTCTCCGTGAAGTATATCCGCCAACACTTTCGCAAACAGGTGACCATTTCGACACTCGCGGAGCAGGCGGGCTTGTCCATCCGCCAGCTTCAGCGTCGCTTCCGTGCGGTGCTGCGCCTCACGCCACAGGAGTTTCTCATCAAGACGCGCGTGCTGGCCGCCTGTCGTGCGCTTCGCGAAAGCGATGCCTCACTCCTGGACATCGCCTCCGCGTGTGGGTTCTATGATCAGAGTTCATTCACCGAACACTTCCGGCGACACACCGGGCAAACGCCCCTGGCATATCGCCGGCAGATACTTCGCCGCGCTACCCAGACAAGCGAGTGA
- a CDS encoding SRPBCC domain-containing protein: MKQDSAYPFVRVVRRISFPAERVFDAWLNPRLASQWLFATPTGKMVRAEADARVGGKFTYTERRDGEDVEHTGEYLEIDRPRRLVFTFGVPKYSKDFTKVTVEIEPQGESCVLTLTQDVHPDWVHFAPRSQDGWTTIVEGLAASLGDRYAVVNREPVQVIGKDEARVVRLLPGPVERVWAYLMESDKRKTWFTDGTIEPRLGGDVHLHFRHANISPNETPPEKYRTVHDPGVPMAGKVVAYEPPHRLGITWEGEKPGENSEVIFDLEPKGEDVQLTLTHRKLCSDAERADVSSGWHLHTAVLFARLSGDTPSPLWAAHDRLEAFYKKRMNAASADATTAS, from the coding sequence ATGAAACAAGATTCTGCCTACCCTTTCGTGCGCGTCGTCAGGCGCATTTCCTTCCCCGCTGAGCGCGTGTTCGATGCATGGCTCAATCCACGACTGGCTTCGCAGTGGCTCTTCGCCACGCCCACTGGGAAAATGGTGCGTGCGGAGGCCGATGCACGTGTGGGCGGTAAGTTTACTTACACGGAGCGACGCGATGGCGAGGACGTGGAACACACGGGAGAGTATCTGGAAATCGATCGCCCGCGGCGGCTGGTCTTCACGTTCGGTGTGCCCAAGTACTCCAAGGATTTCACGAAGGTGACCGTGGAGATTGAGCCACAGGGGGAGAGCTGTGTCCTCACGCTCACGCAGGATGTGCATCCTGACTGGGTGCATTTTGCCCCTCGCTCGCAGGATGGCTGGACGACCATTGTCGAAGGTCTGGCCGCGAGCCTGGGCGACCGCTATGCGGTGGTGAACCGCGAGCCCGTGCAAGTGATTGGCAAGGACGAGGCGCGTGTGGTGCGACTGCTGCCCGGTCCGGTGGAGCGTGTGTGGGCCTACCTGATGGAGAGCGACAAGCGCAAGACGTGGTTCACGGATGGCACCATTGAGCCGCGTTTGGGTGGCGATGTCCATCTGCACTTCCGGCACGCCAATATCTCGCCCAACGAAACACCGCCGGAGAAATACCGCACGGTGCATGATCCTGGCGTGCCCATGGCGGGGAAGGTCGTCGCGTATGAACCACCTCATCGCCTGGGCATCACCTGGGAAGGGGAGAAGCCGGGGGAAAACTCCGAGGTCATCTTCGACCTGGAGCCCAAGGGGGAAGACGTCCAGCTCACGCTCACCCACCGCAAACTCTGCTCCGACGCAGAGCGCGCCGACGTGAGTTCTGGCTGGCACTTGCACACGGCTGTCCTCTTCGCGCGCCTTTCGGGAGACACACCGTCGCCTCTGTGGGCGGCGCATGATCGCCTGGAAGCATTCTATAAGAAGAGGATGAATGCGGCGTCTGCTGATGCCACTACAGCGAGCTGA
- a CDS encoding metalloregulator ArsR/SmtB family transcription factor, translated as MLAFTALADPTRRRIVEMLAERERTAGEIVARFDMTAPAISQHLKLLREAGLVSVRADGQRRIHSLDQGGFSEMEAWIAKTKQFWEHRLDALEHTLRAEDEKKKKPRVKKK; from the coding sequence ATGCTCGCTTTCACCGCGCTTGCCGACCCCACTCGCCGCCGCATCGTGGAGATGCTGGCGGAGCGGGAGCGTACGGCGGGTGAAATCGTGGCCCGGTTCGACATGACGGCCCCGGCCATCTCCCAGCATCTCAAGCTGCTGCGCGAGGCCGGGCTGGTCAGTGTGCGCGCCGATGGTCAGCGTCGCATCCACTCGCTGGATCAGGGTGGATTCTCTGAGATGGAGGCGTGGATCGCGAAGACGAAGCAATTCTGGGAACACCGCCTGGATGCCCTGGAGCACACCCTCCGCGCGGAAGACGAAAAGAAGAAGAAACCCCGTGTGAAGAAGAAATGA
- a CDS encoding alkene reductase translates to MSALFTPLSLGPLTLANRVVMAPLTRCRADADHVPTDIMAEYYAQRAGAGLIVAEATMVMEGNSAFNGREPGIYSPAQVAAWKKVTDAVHARGGLIWLQLWHGGRACHPYFNGGAQPVAPSALAITGDHTHTPEGPKPYVVPRELSDDELPGIVEGFRQAAENAKAAGFDGIEIHGANGYLLDEFLRDGVNKRTGPYGGPVENRARLLLEVTDAVCTVWDKKQVGVRISPLNSYNDMIDSDPVGLTRYVAAALGERGIGYLHLMRADILGVQKSDTDIVAVAREAFQGVLVVNVGYTREEAEAAVSTGKLDAVAFGHQFISNPDLAERLRHGKELSLPDTTTFYTHEARGYIDYPALSAA, encoded by the coding sequence ATGTCAGCACTATTCACTCCCCTCTCGCTCGGCCCGCTTACCCTGGCCAATCGCGTCGTCATGGCCCCGCTCACCCGCTGCCGGGCAGATGCAGATCACGTGCCGACGGACATCATGGCGGAATACTATGCCCAGCGTGCCGGCGCAGGGTTGATTGTGGCGGAAGCCACCATGGTGATGGAGGGGAACTCGGCCTTCAACGGACGCGAGCCGGGCATCTATTCACCGGCCCAGGTCGCTGCCTGGAAGAAGGTGACGGACGCCGTGCATGCCAGGGGCGGGCTCATTTGGCTGCAGCTTTGGCATGGAGGGCGCGCGTGTCATCCGTATTTTAATGGCGGTGCCCAACCGGTCGCGCCCAGTGCCCTGGCCATCACCGGTGACCACACGCACACACCGGAAGGTCCGAAGCCCTATGTCGTACCGCGCGAACTAAGCGATGACGAATTGCCGGGCATCGTCGAAGGCTTTCGCCAGGCGGCTGAAAATGCAAAAGCGGCAGGATTTGATGGCATTGAGATCCACGGGGCCAATGGGTACCTCCTCGATGAGTTTCTGCGTGATGGGGTGAACAAGAGAACCGGTCCCTATGGCGGTCCGGTCGAGAACCGGGCGCGCCTGTTGCTGGAAGTGACGGATGCCGTTTGCACCGTATGGGACAAGAAGCAGGTGGGCGTGCGCATCTCACCGCTCAACAGCTACAATGACATGATCGACAGCGATCCCGTGGGTCTCACCCGCTACGTGGCGGCAGCCTTGGGTGAGCGTGGCATTGGCTATCTCCACCTCATGCGGGCGGACATCCTCGGTGTGCAGAAGTCGGACACAGACATCGTCGCTGTGGCACGTGAGGCCTTCCAGGGCGTGCTCGTTGTGAATGTGGGATACACCCGTGAAGAAGCAGAGGCTGCCGTCAGCACGGGCAAGCTCGATGCGGTGGCATTTGGTCATCAGTTCATCAGCAACCCTGATCTCGCGGAGCGCTTGCGCCACGGGAAGGAACTTTCGCTTCCGGACACGACGACATTCTACACGCACGAGGCGCGCGGGTATATCGACTACCCGGCGTTGTCCGCTGCGTAG
- a CDS encoding L,D-transpeptidase family protein, producing the protein MKGLHFVLPAALLFAATTAFASLPNPLPKAPEPVDAILRLQIFLDGKLFGPGKLDGRPGEFTTKALNRYQRAQGLAETPLESHTLDLSGVSQLYTTYTIKEEDLKFVGDLPSQPSAQSKKKYLPYDSLLEFLTERFHCAPELLEFINLPMKMSQLKPGDTVRVPNVEPFLLEELTPIASLPENPDFLSRVIKIDTREKILDLYEGDKILASLPITPGSGYLATPPGTWRIVGITQMPTFRWDKSVLDYGVRSSNYYNLPIGPNNPVGVMWIGLSKPGIGVHGTNQPQTIGRSASHGCMRTANWDVVRLTKMITKGMTVIIEGEKATPRPVYVEKRTPQLPPPPEPPKRRGFFDRLFGR; encoded by the coding sequence ATGAAAGGCCTCCACTTCGTTCTCCCAGCAGCTCTGCTCTTCGCAGCGACCACAGCTTTTGCATCACTTCCCAATCCCCTGCCCAAGGCGCCGGAACCTGTGGATGCCATCCTGCGCCTCCAGATTTTCCTGGATGGCAAACTCTTTGGCCCCGGAAAACTGGATGGCCGCCCGGGAGAATTCACCACCAAGGCGCTGAACCGCTACCAGCGCGCGCAGGGGCTCGCGGAGACGCCTTTGGAGTCGCACACGCTGGACCTTTCCGGAGTCTCCCAGCTCTACACCACCTACACCATCAAGGAGGAGGATCTGAAGTTCGTGGGCGATCTTCCCAGCCAGCCCTCTGCACAGAGCAAGAAGAAATACCTGCCCTACGACTCGCTGCTCGAGTTTCTCACCGAGCGCTTCCACTGCGCCCCTGAGCTGCTGGAGTTCATCAATCTCCCGATGAAGATGAGCCAGCTCAAACCGGGCGACACGGTGCGCGTGCCCAATGTAGAGCCTTTCCTGCTCGAAGAGCTGACTCCCATTGCGAGCCTGCCCGAGAATCCCGACTTCCTCTCGCGCGTGATCAAAATCGACACACGGGAGAAGATTCTCGATCTGTATGAGGGAGACAAGATTCTCGCCAGCCTGCCCATCACCCCCGGCAGCGGTTATCTCGCCACCCCGCCCGGCACGTGGCGCATCGTCGGCATCACCCAGATGCCCACCTTCCGCTGGGACAAGAGCGTGCTCGACTACGGCGTGCGCAGCAGCAACTACTACAACCTTCCCATCGGCCCGAACAATCCCGTGGGTGTCATGTGGATTGGCCTGAGCAAGCCTGGCATCGGCGTGCATGGCACCAATCAACCGCAGACCATTGGTCGCAGTGCCAGCCACGGCTGCATGCGCACGGCGAACTGGGATGTGGTGCGCCTCACCAAGATGATCACCAAGGGCATGACCGTGATCATTGAAGGCGAGAAAGCGACTCCACGACCGGTGTACGTGGAGAAGAGAACCCCGCAGCTCCCGCCGCCACCCGAACCGCCGAAGCGCCGCGGATTCTTTGACAGGCTGTTCGGGAGGTGA
- a CDS encoding patatin-like phospholipase family protein, with translation MPFRHAIIMKRIGLALSGGGFRASLYHLGLVRFLRDAGLLSRVTHIASVSGGSIFSAHLVLNWKRYCGTDEEFEEVAAEFLSFVRLNVRSRILRRFPLTFPLRWGRMLLGKSNRKLTRTGLLEHHYEKFLYGDVSLFELPQSPKLHLLTTNLSEGCLCSFSRDGLSMVRRQGGHTFRVDKIHTGLATVPMAVTASSAFPGFFPPLELTGSEVGVSGGEFGKQAYTDGGVYDNLGVRVFRFIERQMLADEELVREDFVDLRGALEALREASVSDADTPLQRLALLLEEAGKSGEDSPLNRFASALEEVLEKPELFDSSGSIIDTILTRLGTVMCHYQFQHEALFAGLKPDDAAAAELLLSSRTGGQSLDAGDQVWLNRHLLETAFRCATGKPCFQRLQSGFDCVMVSDVGRQIKVVKGNSGGLIRTALRASDILMDRVWQLENETFRGAGGFVFARITEVVEPEEDPTAPHPEIQRQAANIRTDLDHFTPLEISSLVRHGYCVARKICRSRPDVFGESLPDTPPWEPIPERRPVTDEARENANPVTPDRAPTEATNESRELQGSANRRVWSSFFDRRDWVTFVYVPILVPIVLLLPYLSLQYYKRMVRLNTLTLSFAQGSPDLARLGNLLDEGAQKPWTGVKVEETQDITVPDLHGYKILSDSRITDLRSWQPGEVGKADSRIYTYRRLLVMKLPENTDQHFFRERLILTGAEGQVRFPPQALEAKVQRAPLDEQGHYRWDAVFDFSKVPSGKPMELMVEVQSPGLFLYGSNAATGMTFAIEAQTSELLQWVLMPKGREYNKYRYIYYQRDHPETAKEGVFTTEYLAKDSTLLAFKILALEPGYDHEISWEYR, from the coding sequence ATGCCGTTCAGGCATGCCATCATCATGAAGAGGATTGGTCTCGCGTTGTCTGGAGGTGGGTTCCGCGCCAGCCTTTATCATCTGGGACTGGTTCGGTTCCTTCGAGACGCGGGGTTGTTGTCGCGGGTCACCCACATTGCCTCGGTGTCGGGTGGGAGCATCTTCTCCGCCCATCTGGTGCTGAACTGGAAGCGCTACTGCGGCACGGATGAGGAGTTCGAGGAGGTGGCAGCCGAGTTCCTTTCGTTTGTCCGGCTGAACGTGCGGAGCCGCATCCTGCGCAGGTTCCCTCTCACGTTTCCACTGCGCTGGGGCCGCATGCTGCTGGGCAAGTCCAACCGGAAGCTCACCCGCACCGGCTTGCTGGAGCATCACTATGAAAAATTTCTCTACGGAGATGTAAGCCTCTTCGAACTTCCGCAGAGTCCGAAGCTGCATCTCCTCACCACGAATCTGAGCGAGGGCTGTCTCTGCTCCTTCAGTCGCGATGGCCTTTCGATGGTCCGCCGGCAAGGTGGTCACACCTTCCGCGTGGACAAGATCCACACCGGGCTCGCGACGGTGCCCATGGCGGTGACCGCGTCCTCAGCTTTTCCCGGATTCTTCCCACCGCTGGAGCTGACCGGATCCGAAGTGGGCGTGAGCGGTGGCGAGTTTGGCAAGCAGGCCTACACCGATGGCGGTGTGTACGACAATCTCGGCGTGCGCGTCTTTCGCTTCATCGAGAGACAGATGCTCGCGGATGAGGAATTGGTGCGGGAGGACTTTGTGGATTTGAGGGGCGCCCTGGAAGCACTGCGTGAGGCAAGTGTATCTGATGCAGACACGCCTTTGCAGCGATTGGCCCTGCTGCTGGAGGAAGCCGGGAAGTCTGGAGAGGATTCCCCCTTGAATCGTTTCGCGAGTGCCCTGGAGGAAGTGCTGGAGAAGCCGGAGCTGTTCGATTCTTCTGGGAGCATCATCGATACCATCCTCACACGGCTGGGCACGGTGATGTGTCACTACCAGTTCCAGCATGAGGCGCTGTTTGCGGGGTTGAAGCCGGATGATGCTGCGGCAGCCGAGCTGCTGCTGTCGAGCCGAACGGGTGGACAGAGCCTGGATGCGGGAGATCAGGTCTGGCTGAACCGGCACCTGCTGGAAACGGCGTTCCGCTGCGCGACGGGAAAGCCCTGTTTCCAGCGTCTGCAGAGTGGCTTTGACTGCGTGATGGTGAGTGATGTGGGCCGGCAAATCAAGGTGGTGAAAGGCAATAGCGGTGGTCTCATCCGCACCGCACTGCGTGCGAGTGACATTCTCATGGACCGCGTGTGGCAGTTGGAGAACGAGACCTTCCGTGGAGCGGGTGGTTTTGTTTTCGCCCGTATCACGGAGGTCGTCGAGCCGGAGGAGGATCCCACCGCGCCCCACCCGGAGATTCAGCGCCAGGCAGCGAACATCCGCACGGATCTGGACCATTTCACCCCTCTGGAGATCAGCAGTCTGGTGCGTCATGGATACTGCGTGGCGAGGAAGATCTGCCGTTCGCGGCCTGACGTCTTCGGCGAAAGCCTCCCGGACACTCCACCTTGGGAGCCCATTCCGGAACGCAGGCCTGTGACGGACGAGGCGAGGGAAAACGCGAATCCGGTCACCCCTGATCGGGCGCCGACAGAGGCCACGAATGAGTCGAGGGAATTGCAGGGGTCTGCAAATCGCCGGGTCTGGAGCTCCTTTTTTGATCGGCGTGATTGGGTCACCTTTGTCTACGTGCCCATCCTGGTGCCGATAGTCCTGCTGCTGCCTTATCTGTCGCTGCAGTATTACAAGCGGATGGTGCGGCTCAACACCCTCACCTTGTCCTTTGCCCAGGGCAGCCCTGACCTTGCACGATTGGGAAACCTTCTCGACGAAGGAGCGCAAAAGCCGTGGACCGGGGTGAAGGTGGAGGAGACACAGGACATTACCGTCCCCGATCTCCACGGGTACAAAATTCTCAGTGACTCTCGCATCACCGACCTCCGGAGCTGGCAGCCTGGCGAGGTAGGGAAGGCCGACTCCAGAATCTACACCTACCGGCGGTTGCTGGTGATGAAGCTGCCTGAGAACACGGATCAACACTTCTTCCGGGAGAGGTTGATTCTAACGGGGGCAGAGGGACAAGTGAGATTCCCGCCCCAAGCACTGGAGGCCAAGGTGCAGAGGGCGCCACTCGACGAGCAGGGCCACTACCGATGGGATGCGGTGTTTGATTTCAGCAAGGTTCCGAGTGGAAAGCCGATGGAGTTGATGGTCGAGGTGCAGTCTCCGGGACTGTTTTTGTACGGCTCCAACGCTGCCACGGGCATGACCTTTGCCATCGAGGCCCAGACCTCTGAGCTGCTGCAGTGGGTGCTCATGCCAAAAGGACGTGAGTACAACAAGTACCGGTACATCTACTACCAGCGTGACCATCCTGAGACCGCGAAAGAGGGCGTCTTCACCACGGAGTACCTGGCGAAAGACTCCACCCTTCTTGCATTCAAGATCCTCGCACTGGAGCCGGGATACGATCACGAAATCTCCTGGGAGTACCGGTAG